Proteins co-encoded in one Pseudomonas fluorescens genomic window:
- the rpsL gene encoding 30S ribosomal protein S12 has protein sequence MATINQLVRQPRKRIVEKSDVPALQNCPQRRGVCTRVYTTTPKKPNSALRKVCRVRLTNGFEVSSYIGGEGHNLQEHSVVLIRGGRVKDLPGVRYHTVRGSLDTSGVKGRNQGRSKYGTKRPK, from the coding sequence ATGGCAACTATCAACCAGCTGGTACGTCAGCCGCGTAAGCGTATCGTCGAGAAATCCGACGTACCTGCGCTGCAGAACTGCCCGCAACGTCGTGGCGTGTGCACCCGTGTGTACACCACTACGCCGAAAAAACCTAACTCGGCACTGCGTAAAGTATGCCGTGTGCGTCTGACCAACGGTTTCGAGGTTTCCTCGTACATCGGTGGTGAAGGCCACAACCTGCAAGAGCACAGCGTGGTACTGATCCGCGGCGGTCGTGTAAAAGACTTGCCAGGTGTTCGTTACCACACCGTTCGCGGCTCCTTGGATACTTCCGGCGTTAAAGGCCGTAACCAGGGTCGTTCGAAGTACGGTACCAAGCGTCCGAAGTAA
- the rpoC gene encoding DNA-directed RNA polymerase subunit beta': protein MKDLLNLLKNQGQVEEFDAIRIGLASPEMIRSWSFGEVKKPETINYRTFKPERDGLFCAKIFGPVKDYECLCGKYKRLKHRGVICEKCGVEVALAKVRRERMAHIELASPVAHIWFLKSLPSRIGLLMDMTLRDIERVLYFESYVVIDPGMTTLEKGQLLNDEQYFEALEEFGDDFDARMGAEAVRELLHAIDLEHEIGRLREEIPQTNSETKIKKLSKRLKLMEAFQGSGNLPEWMVLTVLPVLPPDLRPLVPLDGGRFATSDLNDLYRRVINRNNRLKRLLDLSAPDIIVRNEKRMLQEAVDALLDNGRRGRAITGSNKRPLKSLADMIKGKQGRFRQNLLGKRVDYSGRSVITVGPTLRLHQCGLPKKMALELFKPFIFGKLEMRGLATTIKAAKKMVERELPEVWDVLAEVIREHPVLLNRAPTLHRLGIQAFEPVLIEGKAIQLHPLVCAAYNADFDGDQMAVHVPLTLEAQLEARALMMSTNNILSPANGEPIIVPSQDVVLGLYYMTREAINAKGEGRVFADLQEVDRVFRAGEAALHAKVKVRINETVNDRDGNSVNNTRIVDTTVGRALLFQVVPKGLSFDVVNLPMKKKAISKLINQCYRVVGLKETVIFADQLMYTGFAYSTISGVSIGVNDFVIPDEKARIIGAATDEVKEIESQYASGLVTQGEKYNKVIDLWSKANDEVSKAMMANLSKEKVIDRHGVEVDQESFNSMYMMADSGARGSAAQIRQLAGMRGLMAKPDGSIIETPITANFREGLSVLQYFISTHGARKGLADTALKTANSGYLTRRLVDVAQDLVVTEIDCGTEHGLLMTPHIEGGDVVEPLGERVLGRVIARDVFKPGTEDVIVPAGTLVDEKWVEFIELNSIDEVIVRSPISCETRYGICAKCYGRDLARGHQVNIGESVGVIAAQSIGEPGTQLTMRTFHIGGAASRTSAADSVQVKNGGTVRLHNLKHVERVDGNLVAVSRSGELAIADDFGRERERYKLPYGAVISVKEGDKVDAGAIVAKWDPHTHPIVTEMKGTVTYVGMEEGITIKRQTDELTGMTNIEVLDPKDRPAAGKDIRPAVKMVDDNGKDLLLPGTDVIAQYFLPANALVGVADGAKIAIGDVIARIPQETSKTRDITGGLPRVADLFEARRPKEASILAEVSGTIAFGKETKGKRRLVITPNDGSDPYEELIPKWRHLNVFEGEQVNRGEVISDGPSDPHDILRLLGVSALAKYIVNEIQDVYRLQGVKINDKHIETILRQMLRKVEISESGDSSFIKGDQMELTHVLVENERLNAEDKFVAKFTRVLLGITKASLSTESFISAASFQETTRVLTEAAVTGKRDYLRGLKENVVVGRLIPAGTGLAYHSERKRRRDADKPLRVSASEVEAALTEALNSSGN, encoded by the coding sequence TTGAAAGACCTACTGAATTTGCTGAAAAACCAGGGTCAAGTCGAAGAGTTCGACGCCATCCGTATCGGATTGGCCTCGCCTGAGATGATCCGCTCGTGGTCGTTCGGTGAAGTTAAAAAGCCGGAAACCATCAACTATCGTACGTTCAAGCCTGAGCGTGACGGTCTGTTCTGCGCCAAGATCTTTGGCCCGGTAAAGGATTACGAGTGCCTGTGCGGTAAGTACAAGCGCTTGAAGCACCGTGGTGTGATCTGCGAGAAGTGCGGCGTTGAAGTTGCACTCGCCAAGGTTCGTCGTGAGCGCATGGCGCACATCGAACTGGCTTCGCCGGTTGCCCACATCTGGTTCCTGAAATCGCTGCCGTCCCGTATCGGCCTGCTGATGGACATGACCCTGCGTGATATCGAACGCGTTCTCTACTTCGAGAGCTATGTCGTTATCGATCCGGGCATGACCACTCTTGAAAAAGGTCAGCTGCTGAACGACGAGCAGTACTTCGAAGCGCTGGAAGAGTTCGGTGACGATTTCGACGCCCGCATGGGTGCCGAAGCTGTCCGCGAACTGCTGCACGCTATCGACCTGGAACACGAGATTGGCCGTCTGCGTGAAGAAATTCCGCAAACCAACTCCGAAACCAAGATCAAGAAGCTGTCCAAGCGTCTGAAGTTGATGGAAGCCTTCCAGGGTTCCGGCAACCTGCCAGAGTGGATGGTACTGACCGTTCTGCCGGTTCTGCCGCCGGATCTGCGTCCACTGGTTCCGCTGGATGGCGGTCGTTTCGCGACTTCCGACCTCAACGATCTGTATCGTCGAGTGATCAACCGTAACAACCGTTTGAAGCGCCTGCTGGATCTGTCCGCTCCGGACATCATCGTGCGCAACGAAAAGCGTATGTTGCAGGAAGCTGTCGACGCACTGCTCGACAACGGTCGTCGTGGCCGCGCTATCACCGGTTCCAACAAGCGTCCTCTGAAATCCCTGGCTGACATGATCAAGGGTAAGCAAGGTCGTTTCCGTCAGAACCTGCTCGGTAAGCGTGTTGACTACTCCGGTCGTTCGGTAATTACCGTAGGTCCGACCCTGCGTCTGCATCAGTGCGGTCTGCCGAAGAAGATGGCTCTCGAGCTGTTCAAACCGTTCATTTTCGGCAAGCTGGAAATGCGTGGTCTGGCGACCACCATCAAAGCGGCCAAGAAAATGGTCGAGCGTGAGCTGCCGGAAGTTTGGGACGTTCTCGCTGAAGTGATTCGCGAACACCCGGTTCTTCTCAACCGTGCACCAACCCTTCACCGTCTGGGTATCCAGGCGTTTGAGCCGGTACTGATCGAAGGCAAGGCTATCCAGCTGCACCCTCTGGTCTGCGCCGCGTACAACGCCGACTTCGACGGCGACCAAATGGCCGTGCACGTACCGCTGACGCTGGAAGCCCAGCTCGAAGCGCGTGCGTTGATGATGTCGACCAACAACATTCTGTCGCCAGCCAACGGTGAGCCAATCATCGTTCCGTCGCAGGACGTTGTATTGGGTCTGTACTACATGACTCGCGAAGCGATCAACGCCAAGGGCGAAGGTCGTGTGTTCGCGGATCTGCAGGAAGTTGACCGTGTGTTCCGTGCCGGCGAAGCCGCACTGCACGCCAAGGTCAAGGTTCGTATCAACGAAACCGTGAACGATCGTGACGGCAACAGCGTGAACAACACTCGTATCGTCGACACTACTGTCGGCCGTGCGCTGCTGTTCCAGGTTGTGCCAAAAGGTCTGTCGTTCGACGTCGTCAACCTGCCGATGAAGAAGAAGGCGATCTCCAAGCTGATCAACCAGTGCTACCGCGTGGTTGGTCTGAAAGAGACCGTGATCTTTGCCGACCAGTTGATGTACACCGGTTTTGCCTACTCGACCATTTCCGGCGTTTCCATCGGTGTTAACGACTTCGTTATCCCGGATGAAAAAGCCCGCATCATCGGTGCAGCCACCGACGAAGTGAAAGAGATCGAGAGCCAGTACGCCTCCGGCCTGGTTACCCAGGGCGAGAAGTACAACAAAGTGATCGACCTTTGGTCGAAAGCGAACGACGAAGTCTCCAAGGCGATGATGGCCAACCTCTCGAAAGAGAAAGTCATCGACCGTCACGGCGTCGAAGTCGATCAAGAATCGTTCAACTCGATGTACATGATGGCCGACTCGGGTGCGCGGGGTTCCGCAGCACAGATTCGTCAGCTGGCCGGTATGCGTGGTCTGATGGCCAAGCCGGACGGTTCCATCATTGAAACGCCGATTACTGCGAACTTCCGTGAAGGTCTGAGCGTACTCCAGTACTTCATCTCGACTCACGGTGCTCGTAAAGGTCTGGCGGATACCGCGTTGAAAACCGCGAACTCCGGTTACCTGACTCGTCGTCTGGTAGACGTGGCGCAGGATCTGGTCGTGACCGAGATCGATTGCGGCACCGAACACGGCCTGCTGATGACTCCGCACATTGAAGGCGGTGACGTTGTAGAGCCGTTGGGTGAGCGCGTATTGGGTCGTGTCATTGCCCGTGACGTATTCAAGCCGGGTACCGAGGACGTCATCGTTCCTGCAGGCACTCTGGTAGACGAGAAGTGGGTCGAGTTCATCGAGCTGAACAGCATCGACGAAGTGATCGTGCGTTCGCCGATCAGCTGTGAAACCCGCTACGGCATCTGCGCCAAGTGCTACGGCCGTGACCTGGCTCGTGGTCACCAGGTGAACATCGGTGAGTCGGTCGGCGTAATCGCTGCCCAGTCCATCGGTGAGCCGGGTACTCAGCTGACGATGCGTACGTTCCACATCGGTGGTGCGGCAAGCCGTACTTCCGCAGCCGACAGCGTTCAGGTGAAGAATGGCGGTACCGTCCGTTTGCACAACCTGAAGCACGTTGAGCGTGTGGATGGCAACCTGGTTGCCGTGTCCCGTTCCGGTGAGCTGGCGATTGCTGACGACTTCGGTCGTGAGCGCGAGCGTTACAAGCTGCCGTACGGTGCTGTGATTTCGGTTAAAGAAGGTGACAAGGTCGACGCTGGCGCCATCGTGGCCAAGTGGGATCCGCACACTCACCCGATCGTTACCGAAATGAAAGGTACCGTGACCTACGTGGGCATGGAAGAAGGCATCACGATCAAGCGTCAGACTGACGAATTGACCGGTATGACCAACATTGAAGTACTTGATCCGAAAGATCGTCCGGCTGCCGGCAAAGACATTCGTCCTGCTGTGAAGATGGTCGATGACAACGGCAAGGATCTGTTGCTGCCAGGCACTGACGTTATTGCTCAGTACTTCCTGCCAGCCAACGCCCTGGTCGGCGTTGCGGACGGTGCGAAGATTGCGATCGGTGATGTTATCGCTCGTATCCCGCAGGAAACTTCGAAGACTCGTGACATCACCGGTGGTCTGCCGCGTGTTGCCGACCTGTTCGAAGCCCGTCGTCCGAAAGAGGCGTCGATTCTGGCTGAAGTCAGCGGCACCATCGCGTTCGGTAAAGAGACCAAGGGCAAGCGCCGTCTGGTCATCACCCCGAACGACGGTAGCGATCCGTACGAAGAGCTGATTCCGAAGTGGCGTCACCTGAACGTGTTCGAAGGCGAACAGGTAAACCGCGGCGAAGTTATCTCCGACGGTCCGAGCGATCCGCACGACATCCTGCGTTTGTTGGGTGTTAGCGCGCTGGCCAAGTACATCGTGAACGAGATCCAGGACGTTTACCGTCTGCAAGGCGTGAAGATCAACGACAAGCACATCGAGACCATTCTGCGTCAGATGCTGCGTAAGGTTGAGATCTCCGAATCCGGCGATTCCAGCTTCATCAAGGGCGACCAGATGGAACTGACTCACGTGCTGGTAGAGAACGAGCGTCTGAACGCGGAAGACAAGTTTGTCGCCAAGTTCACCCGCGTTCTGCTGGGTATCACCAAGGCGTCGTTGTCGACCGAATCGTTCATCTCGGCGGCTTCCTTCCAGGAAACCACCCGTGTACTGACCGAAGCGGCCGTAACCGGCAAGCGCGATTACCTGCGCGGCCTGAAGGAAAACGTGGTCGTGGGTCGTCTGATCCCGGCCGGTACCGGTCTGGCTTATCACAGCGAGCGCAAGCGTCGTCGTGATGCAGACAAACCGTTGCGCGTAAGCGCCAGTGAAGTGGAAGCTGCACTGACCGAAGCGCTGAACTCGAGCGGTAACTGA
- the rpoB gene encoding DNA-directed RNA polymerase subunit beta — protein MAYSYTEKKRIRKDFSKLPDVMDVPYLLAIQLDSYREFLQAGATKDQFRDVGLHAAFKSVFPIISYSGNAALEYVGYRLGEPAFDVKECVLRGVTFAVPLRVKVRLIIFDKESSNKAIKDIKEQEVYMGEIPLMTENGTFVINGTERVIVSQLHRSPGVFFDHDRGKTHSSGKLLYSARIIPYRGSWLDFEFDPKDCVFVRIDRRRKLPASVLLRALGYTTEEVLDAFYTTNVFHVKGEGLSLELVPQRLRGEVAVLDIQDDKGKVIVEQGRRITARHINQLEKAGIKELDVPLDYVLGRTTAKAIVHPATGEILAECNTELSTEVLAKVAKAGVVRIETLYTNDIDCGPFISDTLKIDSTSNQLEALVEIYRMMRPGEPPTKDAAETLFNNLFFSPERYDLSAVGRMKFNRRIGRTEIEGSGVLCKEDIVAVLKTLVDIRNGKGIVDDIDHLGNRRVRCVGEMAENQFRVGLVRVERAVKERLSMAESEGLMPQDLINAKPVAAAVKEFFGSSQLSQFMDQNNPLSEITHKRRVSALGPGGLTRERAGFEVRDVHPTHYGRVCPIETPEGPNIGLINSLAAYARTNQYGFLESPYRVVKEGVVTDDIVFLSAIEEADHVIAQASATMNEQKVLVDELVAVRHLNEFTVKAPEEVTLMDVSPKQVVSVAASLIPFLEHDDANRALMGSNMQRQAVPTLRADKPLVGTGMERNVARDSGVCVVARRGGVIDSVDASRIVVRVADDEVETGEAGVDIYNLTKYTRSNQNTCINQRPLVSKGDRVQRSDIMADGPSTDMGELALGQNMRIAFMAWNGFNFEDSICLSERVVQEDRFTTIHIQELTCVARDTKLGPEEITADIPNVGEAALNKLDEAGIVYVGAEVGAGDILVGKVTPKGETQLTPEEKLLRAIFGEKASDVKDTSLRVPTGTKGTVIDVQVFTRDGVERDARALSIEKSQLDEIRKDLNEEFRIVEGATFERLRSALVGHKAEGGAGLKKGQDITDEVLDGLEHGQWFKLRMAEDALNEQLEKAQAYIVDRRRLLDDKFEDKKRKLQQGDDLAPGVLKIVKVYLAIRRRIQPGDKMAGRHGNKGVVSVIMPVEDMPHDANGTPVDVVLNPLGVPSRMNVGQILETHLGLAAKGLGEKINRMVEEQRKVAELRTFLDEIYNQIGGRNEDLDSFSDQEILDLAKNLRGGVPMATPVFDGAKESEIKAMLKLADLPESGQMQLTDGRTGNKFERPVTVGYMYMLKLNHLVDDKMHARSTGSYSLVTQQPLGGKAQFGGQRFGEMEVWALEAYGAAYTLQEMLTVKSDDVNGRTKMYKNIVDGDHRMEPGMPESFNVLIKEIRSLGIDIDLETE, from the coding sequence ATGGCTTACTCATATACTGAGAAAAAACGTATCCGCAAGGACTTTAGCAAGTTGCCGGACGTCATGGATGTGCCTTACCTCCTGGCCATCCAGCTGGATTCGTATCGTGAATTCTTGCAAGCGGGAGCGACTAAAGATCAGTTCCGCGACGTGGGCCTGCATGCGGCCTTCAAATCCGTTTTCCCGATCATCAGCTACTCCGGCAATGCTGCGCTGGAGTACGTCGGTTATCGCCTGGGCGAACCGGCATTTGATGTCAAAGAATGCGTATTGCGCGGTGTAACTTTCGCCGTACCTTTGCGGGTAAAAGTGCGCCTGATCATTTTCGACAAAGAATCGTCGAACAAAGCGATCAAGGACATCAAAGAGCAAGAAGTCTACATGGGTGAAATCCCATTGATGACTGAGAACGGTACCTTCGTAATCAACGGTACCGAGCGTGTGATCGTTTCCCAGTTGCACCGCTCCCCGGGCGTGTTCTTCGACCACGACCGTGGCAAGACGCACAGCTCCGGCAAACTGCTGTACTCCGCGCGCATCATTCCTTACCGCGGTTCGTGGCTGGACTTCGAATTCGACCCGAAAGACTGCGTATTCGTGCGTATCGACCGTCGTCGCAAGCTGCCGGCCTCGGTACTGCTGCGCGCGCTCGGTTATACCACCGAGGAAGTGCTGGACGCGTTCTACACCACCAACGTATTCCACGTGAAAGGCGAAGGCCTGAGCCTGGAGCTGGTGCCTCAGCGCCTGCGTGGTGAAGTTGCTGTTCTCGACATCCAGGACGACAAAGGCAAGGTGATTGTCGAGCAGGGTCGTCGTATTACTGCCCGCCACATCAACCAGCTGGAAAAAGCCGGGATCAAAGAGCTGGACGTGCCTCTGGATTACGTTCTGGGTCGTACCACCGCCAAGGCCATCGTGCACCCGGCTACCGGTGAGATCCTGGCAGAGTGCAACACCGAACTGAGCACTGAAGTTCTGGCGAAGGTCGCCAAGGCCGGTGTCGTTCGTATTGAAACTCTGTACACCAACGATATCGACTGCGGTCCGTTCATCTCCGACACACTGAAGATCGACTCCACCAGCAACCAATTGGAAGCGCTGGTCGAAATCTATCGCATGATGCGTCCGGGCGAGCCGCCAACCAAGGATGCTGCCGAGACCCTGTTCAACAACCTGTTCTTCAGCCCTGAGCGCTATGACCTGTCTGCGGTCGGTCGGATGAAGTTCAACCGTCGTATCGGTCGTACCGAGATCGAAGGTTCGGGCGTGCTGTGCAAGGAAGACATCGTCGCGGTACTGAAGACTCTGGTCGACATCCGTAACGGTAAAGGCATCGTCGATGACATCGACCACCTGGGTAACCGTCGTGTTCGCTGCGTAGGCGAAATGGCCGAGAACCAGTTCCGCGTTGGCCTGGTACGTGTTGAGCGTGCGGTCAAAGAGCGTCTGTCGATGGCAGAAAGCGAAGGTCTGATGCCGCAAGACCTGATCAACGCCAAGCCAGTGGCTGCGGCGGTGAAAGAGTTCTTCGGTTCCAGCCAGCTGTCGCAGTTCATGGACCAGAACAACCCGCTGTCCGAGATCACCCACAAGCGTCGTGTCTCCGCACTCGGCCCTGGCGGTCTGACTCGTGAGCGCGCAGGCTTCGAAGTCCGTGACGTACACCCGACTCACTACGGTCGTGTCTGCCCGATTGAAACGCCGGAAGGTCCGAACATCGGTCTGATCAACTCCCTCGCCGCTTATGCGCGTACCAACCAGTACGGCTTCCTTGAGAGCCCGTACCGTGTGGTGAAAGAGGGTGTGGTCACCGACGATATCGTGTTCCTGTCCGCTATCGAAGAAGCCGATCACGTGATCGCGCAGGCTTCGGCGACCATGAACGAGCAGAAAGTCCTGGTCGACGAACTGGTAGCCGTACGTCACCTGAACGAATTCACCGTCAAGGCGCCTGAAGAAGTCACCTTGATGGACGTTTCGCCGAAGCAGGTAGTTTCGGTTGCAGCGTCGTTGATTCCGTTCCTCGAGCACGACGACGCCAACCGTGCGTTGATGGGTTCGAACATGCAGCGTCAGGCTGTACCAACCCTGCGTGCCGACAAGCCGCTGGTAGGTACCGGCATGGAGCGTAACGTGGCTCGCGACTCCGGCGTTTGCGTCGTGGCTCGTCGTGGCGGCGTGATCGACTCCGTTGATGCCAGCCGTATCGTGGTTCGTGTTGCCGATGACGAAGTTGAAACCGGTGAAGCTGGTGTCGACATCTACAACCTGACCAAGTACACCCGCTCGAACCAGAACACCTGCATCAACCAGCGTCCGCTGGTGAGCAAAGGTGATCGCGTTCAGCGTAGTGACATCATGGCTGACGGCCCGTCCACCGACATGGGTGAGCTGGCTCTGGGTCAGAACATGCGCATCGCGTTCATGGCGTGGAACGGCTTCAACTTCGAAGACTCCATCTGCCTGTCCGAGCGTGTGGTTCAGGAAGACCGCTTTACCACGATCCACATCCAGGAACTGACCTGTGTGGCTCGTGACACCAAGCTTGGCCCAGAGGAAATCACTGCGGACATCCCGAACGTGGGTGAAGCTGCACTGAACAAGCTGGACGAAGCCGGTATCGTTTATGTAGGTGCCGAAGTTGGCGCAGGCGACATCCTGGTAGGCAAGGTCACTCCGAAAGGCGAGACCCAACTGACCCCGGAAGAAAAACTGCTGCGTGCGATCTTCGGTGAAAAAGCCAGCGACGTTAAAGACACTTCCCTGCGCGTACCTACCGGTACCAAAGGTACGGTCATCGACGTGCAGGTCTTCACTCGCGACGGCGTTGAGCGTGATGCTCGTGCACTGTCGATCGAGAAGTCCCAGCTGGACGAGATCCGCAAGGATCTGAACGAAGAGTTCCGCATCGTTGAAGGCGCGACCTTCGAACGTCTGCGTTCCGCTCTGGTAGGCCACAAGGCTGAAGGCGGCGCAGGTCTGAAGAAAGGTCAGGACATCACCGACGAAGTACTCGACGGTCTTGAGCATGGTCAGTGGTTCAAACTGCGCATGGCTGAAGATGCTCTGAACGAGCAGCTCGAGAAGGCTCAGGCCTACATCGTTGATCGTCGCCGTCTGCTGGACGACAAGTTCGAAGACAAGAAGCGCAAACTGCAGCAGGGCGATGACCTGGCTCCAGGCGTGCTGAAGATCGTCAAGGTTTACCTGGCAATCCGTCGTCGCATCCAGCCGGGCGACAAGATGGCCGGTCGTCACGGTAACAAGGGTGTGGTCTCTGTGATCATGCCGGTTGAAGACATGCCGCACGATGCCAATGGCACCCCGGTCGACGTGGTCCTCAACCCGCTGGGCGTACCTTCGCGTATGAACGTTGGTCAGATCCTTGAAACCCACCTGGGTCTCGCGGCCAAAGGTCTGGGCGAGAAGATCAACCGGATGGTCGAAGAGCAGCGCAAGGTCGCTGAACTGCGCACCTTCCTGGACGAGATCTACAACCAGATCGGCGGTCGTAACGAAGATCTGGACAGCTTCTCCGATCAGGAAATCCTCGATCTGGCGAAGAACCTGCGTGGCGGCGTTCCAATGGCCACTCCAGTGTTCGACGGTGCCAAGGAAAGCGAAATCAAGGCCATGCTGAAACTGGCGGACCTGCCAGAAAGCGGCCAGATGCAGCTGACCGACGGTCGTACCGGCAACAAGTTCGAGCGTCCAGTTACCGTTGGCTACATGTACATGCTGAAGCTGAACCACTTGGTAGACGACAAGATGCACGCGCGTTCTACCGGTTCGTACAGCCTGGTTACCCAGCAGCCGCTGGGTGGTAAGGCGCAGTTCGGTGGTCAGCGTTTCGGGGAGATGGAGGTCTGGGCACTGGAAGCATACGGTGCTGCTTACACTCTGCAAGAAATGCTCACAGTGAAGTCGGACGATGTGAACGGCCGGACCAAGATGTACAAAAACATCGTGGACGGCGATCACCGTATGGAGCCGGGCATGCCCGAGTCCTTCAACGTGTTGATCAAGGAAATTCGTTCCCTCGGCATCGATATCGATCTGGAAACCGAATAA
- the rplL gene encoding 50S ribosomal protein L7/L12, with product MSLTNEQIIEAIGQKTVLEVVELIKAMEETFGVTAAVAAAGPAAAAAVVEEQTEFNVVLVEAGEKKVNVIKAVRELTGLGLKEAKEKVDGAPQVVAEGVSKEAAEDAKKKLEEAGAKVELK from the coding sequence ATGTCTCTGACTAACGAACAAATCATCGAAGCAATCGGCCAGAAAACCGTTCTGGAAGTTGTTGAGCTGATCAAAGCAATGGAAGAAACCTTCGGCGTGACCGCTGCTGTTGCTGCTGCTGGTCCAGCTGCTGCTGCCGCTGTTGTTGAAGAGCAAACCGAGTTCAACGTTGTTCTGGTTGAAGCCGGCGAGAAGAAAGTAAACGTGATCAAGGCAGTTCGTGAGCTGACCGGTCTGGGCCTGAAAGAAGCCAAAGAGAAAGTCGACGGCGCTCCTCAGGTTGTAGCTGAAGGCGTTTCGAAAGAAGCTGCTGAAGACGCCAAGAAGAAGCTGGAAGAAGCAGGCGCTAAAGTCGAGCTGAAGTAA
- the rplJ gene encoding 50S ribosomal protein L10, protein MAINLEDKKAIVAEVNEAAKVALSAVVVDARGVTVGAMTGLRKEAREAGVYVRVVRNTLLKRAVADTQYSVLNDVFTGPTLIAFSNEHPGAAARLFKEFAKGQDKFEIKAASFEGKFLAANEIDVLASLPTRDEAIAKLMSVIQGATSKLARTLAAIRDQKEAAAA, encoded by the coding sequence GTGGCAATTAATCTCGAAGACAAGAAGGCCATCGTCGCTGAAGTCAACGAGGCTGCCAAAGTCGCTCTGTCCGCTGTCGTGGTTGATGCCCGTGGCGTAACAGTAGGCGCAATGACCGGACTCCGTAAAGAGGCTCGTGAAGCTGGCGTTTACGTACGTGTTGTACGTAACACCCTGCTCAAGCGCGCTGTTGCTGACACTCAATACAGTGTCCTCAATGACGTGTTCACCGGCCCGACCCTGATTGCATTCTCCAACGAACACCCGGGCGCTGCTGCTCGTCTGTTCAAGGAATTTGCCAAGGGTCAGGACAAGTTCGAGATCAAGGCAGCTTCGTTCGAGGGCAAGTTCCTCGCAGCGAATGAGATCGACGTGCTGGCAAGCCTGCCAACTCGCGACGAAGCTATTGCGAAACTGATGAGCGTGATTCAAGGCGCTACCAGCAAGCTGGCTCGTACTCTGGCGGCAATTCGCGATCAGAAAGAAGCAGCTGCAGCCTGA
- the rplA gene encoding 50S ribosomal protein L1 yields the protein MAKLTKRQKAIAEKIEAGKSYNFEEAATLLASLPAAKFVESFDVAVNLGVDPRKSDQVVRSATVLPHGTGKTVRVAVFTQGPAAEAALAAGADRVGMDELAAEMKGGDLNYDVVIASPDAMRVVGQLGQILGPRGLMPNPKVGTVTPDVATAVKNAKAGQVRYRTDKNGIIHTSVGKIGFDAVKLKENVEALIADLKRIKPASSKGIYVKRVTLSTTMGPGLVIDQSSLDA from the coding sequence ATGGCTAAGCTGACCAAGCGCCAAAAGGCTATCGCTGAAAAAATCGAAGCGGGCAAGTCCTACAACTTCGAAGAGGCCGCAACTCTGCTGGCTTCGCTGCCAGCTGCCAAATTCGTCGAGTCGTTCGACGTAGCTGTAAACCTGGGCGTAGACCCGCGTAAATCCGACCAGGTCGTTCGTAGCGCTACTGTGCTGCCACACGGTACTGGCAAGACTGTTCGCGTTGCTGTGTTCACCCAGGGTCCAGCTGCTGAGGCCGCTCTGGCTGCCGGCGCTGACCGTGTAGGTATGGACGAACTGGCCGCCGAAATGAAAGGTGGCGACCTGAACTATGACGTAGTGATCGCATCCCCGGATGCCATGCGCGTTGTAGGTCAGCTGGGTCAGATCCTCGGTCCACGTGGTCTGATGCCTAACCCGAAAGTCGGCACTGTTACCCCAGACGTCGCTACCGCGGTTAAAAATGCCAAGGCTGGTCAGGTTCGTTATCGCACCGACAAAAACGGCATCATCCACACTTCCGTTGGCAAGATCGGCTTCGATGCCGTCAAGCTGAAGGAAAACGTTGAAGCCCTGATCGCTGATCTGAAGCGTATCAAGCCAGCTTCCTCGAAAGGTATCTACGTCAAGCGCGTTACCCTGAGCACCACTATGGGCCCAGGTCTGGTCATCGACCAGAGCTCGCTGGACGCGTAA
- the rplK gene encoding 50S ribosomal protein L11, with amino-acid sequence MAKKITAYIKLQVKAAQANPSPPVGPALGQHGVNIMEFCKAFNARTQGLEAGLPTPVIITVYSDRSFTFETKSTPASVLLKKAAGLTSGSARPNTVKVGTVTRAQLEEIAKTKNADLTAADMDAAVRTIAGSARSMGLNVEGV; translated from the coding sequence ATGGCCAAGAAGATTACCGCTTACATCAAGCTGCAAGTGAAGGCCGCTCAGGCTAACCCAAGCCCACCTGTTGGTCCTGCTTTGGGTCAGCACGGCGTGAACATCATGGAATTCTGCAAAGCTTTCAACGCCCGTACCCAGGGTCTGGAAGCTGGTCTGCCGACTCCAGTGATCATCACTGTCTACAGCGACCGTAGCTTCACTTTCGAAACCAAATCCACCCCTGCTTCGGTTCTGCTGAAGAAAGCGGCCGGTCTGACCAGCGGTTCCGCTCGTCCGAACACCGTTAAGGTTGGCACTGTTACCCGTGCTCAGCTGGAAGAAATCGCGAAAACCAAAAACGCGGATCTGACTGCAGCTGATATGGATGCAGCCGTGCGCACTATCGCCGGTTCTGCTCGTAGCATGGGCCTTAACGTGGAGGGTGTGTAA